A genomic window from Bubalus bubalis isolate 160015118507 breed Murrah chromosome X, NDDB_SH_1, whole genome shotgun sequence includes:
- the LOC102412097 gene encoding histone H2A-beta, sperm-like translates to MSPGRHLWNRRRSRRHSLSRSTRAGLQFPVSHVDRLLRSQFTNHLSSATPVFLTAVLEYLIANILDQAGKEACTNHKVCIGPEHVQMALINNENLRRLFQPRAFSQPEASPPAPEN, encoded by the coding sequence ATGTCTCCGGGAAGACACCTCTGGAACCGCCGTCGCAGCAGGAGACACTCCCTCTCCCGTTCCACCAGGGCCGGGCTGCAGTTCCCTGTGAGCCACGTGGACCGCCTCCTGCGAAGTCAGTTCACCAACCACCTGAGCTCAGCGACGCCCGTGTTCCTGACCGCAGTCCTTGAGTACCTGATAGCCAACATCCTGGACCAGGCGGGGAAGGAGGCCTGCACCAACCACAAGGTGTGCATCGGCCCGGAGCACGTGCAGATGGCGCTGATCAACAATGAGAATCTCCGCCGCCTCTTCCAGCCCCGTGCCTTCTCTCAGCCTGAAGCTTCACCACCCGCTCCTGAGAATTAG
- the LOC102412410 gene encoding SRA stem-loop-interacting RNA-binding protein, mitochondrial-like, producing MAASAARGAMSLCTNIGQSVAFVRKIPWTAASSELREHFAQFGHVRKCTVPFDKEIGFHKGMSWIHFSSEEELHNALQQENHVIDRVKLHVQPQKPKALQGDQTSDEEKDF from the coding sequence ATGGCGGCTTCGGCAGCGAGGGGTGCTATGTCGCTGTGTACAAACATCGGCCAGTCGGTTGCATTTGTCAGAAAAATTCCCTGGACGGCGGCCTCAAGTGAGCTGAGAGAACACTTTGCACAATTTGGCCATGTACGAAAATGCACTGTTCCTTTTGACAAAGAGATTGGCTTTCACAAAGGTATGAGTTGGATTCACTTTTCTTCAGAAGAAGAACTTCACAATGCACTACAACAGGAAAATCATGTTATTGATAGAGTAAAGCTCCATGTTCAACCTCAAAAACCCAAAGCTTTACAAGGAGACCAAACATCTGATGAAGAGAAAGATTTTTGA